A portion of the Acidisoma sp. PAMC 29798 genome contains these proteins:
- a CDS encoding lactate utilization protein B yields the protein MSAKIHDPVDHAGAAAKFITDEAHLTFHDTRLWEMRQKRDGQMHGVPEWQELRDLASAIKEHTLSRLPEYLEQFEAQAIAHGVQVHWARDAAEHNAIVLRLLRENNAKTLVKSKSMLTEECEMAPFLERHGITLTETDLGERIQQLDNESPSHIVVPSVHKLRADVARVFAKTIGGDPNNTDATYLAEHCRVTTRPLMLDADAGMTGANFLVAETGAVVVCTNEGNADLSANLPKLHIVSAGIEKLIPRQADLGVFVRILSRSALGSPITQYTSHFRGPRDGAQMHIILVDNGRSKRLGQAEFWTSLKCIRCGACMNTCPVYRRSGGLSYGAVYSGPIGAIINPAYDPARYAALPFASTLNGSCTAVCPVKINIHEQLYAWRRIIAEGGLLPAQKALAMRVAGAVLASPTLYRLATAAARMAVRRLPRALLYNRLNGWGRDRELPTPPKESFAAWHARRKKAG from the coding sequence ATGAGCGCCAAAATCCATGATCCCGTGGATCACGCTGGCGCCGCCGCGAAGTTCATCACCGATGAGGCGCATCTGACGTTCCACGACACCCGTTTGTGGGAGATGCGCCAGAAGCGGGACGGCCAGATGCATGGCGTGCCCGAATGGCAGGAACTGCGGGACCTTGCCTCCGCCATCAAGGAACATACGCTCAGCCGTCTGCCCGAATATCTGGAGCAGTTCGAGGCGCAGGCGATCGCCCATGGCGTGCAGGTGCATTGGGCACGCGATGCTGCCGAGCACAATGCCATCGTGCTGCGCCTGCTGCGCGAAAACAATGCCAAGACCTTGGTCAAGTCGAAGTCGATGCTGACGGAGGAGTGCGAGATGGCACCCTTCCTGGAACGCCATGGCATCACCTTGACCGAGACCGATCTGGGCGAGCGCATCCAGCAATTGGACAATGAATCACCGAGCCATATCGTGGTCCCGTCCGTGCATAAACTGCGCGCGGATGTGGCGCGGGTCTTTGCCAAGACCATCGGCGGCGATCCGAACAATACAGACGCCACCTATCTCGCCGAGCATTGCCGCGTCACCACCCGACCACTGATGCTCGATGCCGATGCTGGCATGACCGGCGCCAATTTCCTGGTCGCCGAAACTGGTGCCGTCGTCGTCTGCACCAATGAAGGCAATGCCGATCTCAGCGCGAATCTGCCGAAGCTGCATATCGTCTCCGCGGGAATCGAAAAACTCATTCCCCGTCAGGCGGATCTCGGCGTCTTCGTGCGCATCCTGTCGCGCAGCGCGTTGGGTTCGCCGATCACCCAATATACCTCGCATTTTCGCGGGCCGCGGGACGGCGCGCAGATGCATATCATCCTGGTCGATAACGGCCGCTCCAAGCGGTTGGGTCAGGCGGAGTTCTGGACCTCGCTGAAATGCATTCGCTGCGGCGCCTGCATGAATACCTGCCCGGTCTATCGCCGCTCGGGCGGCCTCAGCTATGGCGCCGTCTATTCGGGGCCGATCGGCGCCATCATCAACCCGGCCTATGATCCCGCCCGCTATGCGGCGCTGCCCTTCGCTTCGACGTTGAACGGCAGTTGCACCGCCGTCTGCCCGGTGAAGATCAATATCCATGAGCAGCTTTATGCCTGGCGGCGGATCATCGCCGAGGGCGGCTTGCTGCCCGCCCAGAAGGCGCTCGCGATGCGCGTCGCCGGCGCGGTGCTGGCGTCCCCCACGCTCTACCGCCTCGCGACCGCGGCGGCCCGCATGGCGGTGCGACGGCTGCCGCGCGCCCTGCTCTACAATCGTCTCAACGGCTGGGGTCGGGACCGCGAATTGCCGACACCGCCGAAAGAAAGCTTCGCCGCCTGGCATGCGCGCCGAAAGAAAGCGGGATGA
- a CDS encoding LutC/YkgG family protein has protein sequence MSARDDILAACRVSRPPGDHPLPELPRFPRPAEDVLSEFQRSLAVMGGQWLRLVEGDDLAAVIRARAPNGLIRSAVPELPAFPRVDAVTRPQDLENVDIAVVRARFGVAETGSVFLSDHELQVNTIAYLAQHLVVLLDPEAIVPGIADAYLRSDFSQARYVSLMTGPSATADIEGVLIRGAQGVRSLTVIFTP, from the coding sequence ATGAGCGCGCGGGACGATATTCTCGCGGCCTGCCGCGTGTCCCGCCCGCCGGGCGATCATCCGCTGCCCGAACTGCCGCGCTTTCCACGACCGGCGGAGGACGTGCTCTCGGAGTTCCAACGCAGCCTCGCCGTCATGGGCGGGCAATGGCTGAGGCTGGTGGAGGGCGACGATCTTGCAGCCGTCATCCGCGCCCGCGCGCCGAACGGGCTGATCCGGTCAGCGGTGCCGGAATTGCCAGCGTTTCCGCGCGTCGATGCCGTCACTCGGCCGCAGGATCTCGAAAACGTCGATATCGCCGTCGTGCGCGCGCGGTTCGGTGTGGCGGAAACCGGCTCGGTGTTTCTCAGCGACCATGAGTTGCAGGTGAATACCATCGCCTATCTGGCGCAGCATCTGGTGGTGCTTCTGGACCCCGAGGCGATCGTGCCAGGAATCGCCGACGCCTATCTACGTTCCGATTTTTCGCAGGCGCGCTATGTGTCTTTAATGACCGGCCCGTCCGCGACCGCCGATATCGAGGGCGTACTCATTCGCGGCGCCCAAGGCGTGCGGAGCTTGACGGTGATTTTCACGCCTTGA
- a CDS encoding metal ABC transporter solute-binding protein, Zn/Mn family, whose translation MKRLVLVAALAVASLQATSAHAAVAIADTDDPVAIVAALSVYADIARQIAGPQIDITSLLTNPTQNPHAVTASPSAARAFAHADLVIENGLGYDPWVDALLAGTAAVGRKVIVVGTLLGRAQGYNPHLWFDPGMAVPLAEAIKQALATDEPTASKALRNRTRLFEASLDPINAKINAMRAQYANMAVAADEPVLGLLAAALGLSVRDTAFQRDIMAGREPDEKAVAEIEDDLRTHEVELLIYNTQVMNAATKHLLEVAKDARVPVVLVSETLPKGMTYQAWMMNTLNALDKALSYDPD comes from the coding sequence ATGAAGAGACTGGTGCTGGTGGCCGCACTCGCGGTCGCCAGCCTTCAGGCTACGTCCGCCCATGCGGCGGTCGCGATCGCTGACACGGACGACCCCGTGGCGATAGTGGCCGCCTTATCCGTCTACGCGGATATCGCCCGCCAGATCGCGGGCCCGCAGATCGATATCACCAGCCTTTTGACGAACCCCACGCAGAATCCCCATGCGGTGACGGCCAGTCCGTCAGCCGCCCGCGCCTTTGCCCACGCCGATCTCGTGATCGAGAACGGCCTCGGCTACGATCCTTGGGTCGATGCGCTTCTGGCCGGCACCGCCGCCGTCGGGCGGAAGGTGATTGTTGTCGGCACGCTTCTGGGTCGCGCTCAAGGCTACAACCCGCATCTCTGGTTCGATCCGGGCATGGCGGTGCCGCTTGCTGAGGCGATCAAGCAGGCGCTGGCCACGGATGAGCCGACCGCGAGCAAGGCGCTGCGCAATCGCACCCGATTGTTCGAGGCTTCGCTCGACCCGATCAATGCCAAGATCAATGCGATGCGGGCGCAATATGCCAATATGGCCGTGGCGGCGGATGAGCCGGTGCTGGGGCTATTGGCGGCAGCCCTGGGTCTGTCTGTGCGAGACACCGCGTTTCAGCGCGACATCATGGCCGGCCGGGAGCCGGACGAGAAAGCTGTTGCGGAGATCGAGGACGATCTGCGCACGCATGAGGTCGAACTGCTGATCTATAATACGCAAGTGATGAACGCGGCGACGAAGCATCTGCTGGAGGTCGCCAAGGACGCGCGCGTGCCGGTGGTGCTGGTGTCCGAAACCCTGCCGAAGGGCATGACCTATCAGGCGTGGATGATGAACACGCTCAATGCGCTGGACAAGGCATTGTCCTACGATCCGGATTGA
- the tkt gene encoding transketolase, with protein sequence MADVTPPPAVKTVPKPRDQQLRDLADCIRFLSMDAVQQAKSGHPGAPMGMADIATVLYKDFMQFDAADPHWFDRDRFILSNGHASMLLYSLLYLTGSKDMTLDELKRFRQIDSKTAGHPEYRHAEGIETTTGPLGQGIANSVGFALAERIMNAKFGDDICKHWTYVFMGDGCLMEGISQEAISMAGHYKLGHLIAFWDNNSISIDGATSLSVSDNEVERFRASGWHVLEIDGHDTDAIRDAITAARAVTDKPSMIACKTIIGFGFPTKAGTQKAHSDAPGEEEIAGARKILGWDSPPFVIPEDLLREWREIGAKGSAARMAWADRVKAAPEALRTEFARRNDGELPADWKKAIAAARAEFIASGKEMATRSASGAVLDHLAAAIPELLGGSADLTPSNNTKAKGMIEIKPDDYSGTYMHYGVREHGMAAAMNGIALHGGLIPYGGTFMCFSDYCRPSIRLAALMQIRTIFVMTHDSIGLGEDGPTHQPVEQLAALRAIPHLAVYRPGDPVETAECWELILEAPRQAALIALSRQPMPLLRHEPGTDNKSAKGAYVLLEAEGGERKLTIIGTGSELHLAVEARDILQKEGIPTAVVSMPCRLIFEEQDAAYKKAVMGATHARVAVEAAVEMGWERYIGFQGRFIGMHGFGASGKIGDVYKKFDITTEAVVRAAHETLAEVAG encoded by the coding sequence ATGGCTGACGTCACCCCCCCTCCGGCCGTCAAGACGGTGCCCAAGCCCCGCGATCAGCAGCTGCGGGACCTCGCGGATTGCATCCGTTTCCTGTCCATGGACGCCGTGCAGCAGGCCAAGAGCGGCCATCCCGGCGCACCCATGGGCATGGCCGATATCGCGACCGTTTTGTACAAGGATTTCATGCAGTTCGATGCGGCCGACCCGCATTGGTTCGATCGCGATCGCTTCATTCTGTCGAACGGCCATGCCTCGATGCTGCTCTACAGCCTGCTCTATCTGACCGGCTCCAAGGATATGACGCTGGATGAGCTGAAGCGCTTCCGCCAGATCGACAGCAAGACCGCCGGCCACCCCGAATACCGGCATGCCGAGGGTATCGAGACGACGACCGGCCCGCTCGGCCAGGGCATCGCCAACTCGGTCGGCTTCGCGCTCGCCGAGCGCATCATGAACGCCAAATTCGGCGACGATATCTGCAAGCATTGGACCTACGTGTTCATGGGCGATGGCTGCCTCATGGAGGGCATCAGCCAGGAAGCCATTTCGATGGCGGGCCACTACAAGCTCGGCCACCTCATCGCCTTCTGGGACAACAACTCCATCTCCATCGATGGCGCGACCAGCCTCTCGGTCTCCGACAATGAGGTCGAGCGCTTCCGCGCCTCCGGCTGGCATGTCCTGGAAATCGACGGCCACGATACGGATGCCATTCGCGACGCCATCACCGCTGCCCGCGCCGTGACCGACAAGCCCTCGATGATCGCCTGCAAAACCATCATCGGCTTCGGCTTTCCGACCAAGGCCGGCACCCAGAAGGCCCATAGCGACGCCCCCGGCGAAGAGGAAATCGCCGGCGCACGGAAGATCCTCGGCTGGGACTCCCCGCCCTTCGTCATCCCCGAAGACCTGCTGCGCGAGTGGCGCGAGATCGGCGCCAAGGGCAGCGCCGCGCGCATGGCCTGGGCCGATCGCGTCAAGGCCGCGCCCGAGGCTCTGCGGACCGAGTTCGCGCGTCGCAACGACGGCGAACTTCCTGCGGATTGGAAGAAGGCCATCGCCGCCGCCCGCGCCGAATTCATCGCCAGCGGCAAGGAAATGGCGACGCGGTCCGCCAGTGGCGCGGTACTCGATCATCTCGCCGCCGCCATCCCGGAGCTGCTGGGAGGTTCGGCCGATCTGACGCCGTCGAACAATACCAAGGCGAAGGGCATGATCGAGATCAAGCCCGACGATTACAGCGGCACCTATATGCATTACGGCGTGCGCGAGCACGGCATGGCCGCTGCCATGAATGGCATTGCCCTGCATGGTGGTCTGATCCCCTACGGCGGCACCTTCATGTGCTTCTCCGACTACTGCCGCCCCTCCATCCGCCTCGCCGCGCTGATGCAAATCCGCACCATTTTCGTCATGACCCATGACTCGATCGGCCTGGGCGAGGACGGCCCGACCCATCAGCCGGTTGAGCAACTCGCCGCGCTGCGGGCCATTCCGCATCTCGCCGTCTATCGCCCGGGTGACCCGGTCGAGACCGCCGAGTGTTGGGAGCTGATCCTGGAGGCCCCGCGCCAGGCCGCGCTGATCGCCCTGTCGCGTCAGCCGATGCCGCTGCTGCGCCACGAGCCCGGCACCGATAACAAGTCGGCCAAGGGTGCCTATGTCCTGCTCGAAGCCGAAGGCGGCGAGCGCAAGCTCACGATCATCGGCACAGGGTCGGAGCTGCATCTCGCGGTCGAGGCGCGCGACATCCTGCAGAAGGAAGGCATCCCCACGGCAGTGGTGTCCATGCCCTGCCGCCTGATCTTCGAAGAGCAGGATGCCGCGTATAAGAAGGCCGTCATGGGCGCGACCCATGCACGCGTTGCGGTGGAAGCCGCCGTCGAAATGGGCTGGGAGCGGTATATCGGCTTCCAGGGCCGCTTCATCGGCATGCATGGCTTCGGCGCCTCCGGCAAGATCGGCGATGTCTACAAGAAGTTCGACATCACGACCGAGGCAGTGGTGCGCGCGGCGCATGAGACGCTCGCGGAAGTCGCCGGCTAA
- a CDS encoding septal ring lytic transglycosylase RlpA family protein — translation MKSRLALTIAPLLMIAFGAHAHAEVRKHETSRHGSARIASARHSKSHLALHLHHRHGRAIAYREHRDSDGWSAEAAGISASPIGTFDGATVQTASFERPEASSRMLADSQRGIASYYGGKENGRRTSSGQIFNDREMTAAHQTLPFGTKVLVSIPGTDDSVVVTITDRLFSSRRIIDLSKGAAERLGIIRAGTALVMLTREN, via the coding sequence ATGAAGTCGCGCCTGGCTTTGACCATCGCCCCGCTTCTGATGATTGCCTTCGGCGCCCATGCGCATGCTGAGGTCAGGAAGCACGAAACCAGCCGCCATGGTTCAGCCCGGATCGCCTCGGCCCGGCATTCCAAAAGCCATCTCGCACTGCATCTGCATCATCGTCATGGCCGCGCCATCGCCTATCGTGAGCATCGGGATAGCGATGGATGGAGCGCCGAGGCGGCCGGTATCTCCGCCTCACCGATCGGCACCTTCGATGGCGCGACCGTTCAGACCGCGAGCTTCGAGCGGCCGGAGGCTTCAAGCCGCATGCTCGCAGACAGCCAGCGCGGCATCGCATCCTATTATGGTGGCAAGGAAAACGGCCGCCGCACGTCAAGCGGCCAGATTTTCAACGATCGGGAAATGACGGCGGCGCATCAGACGCTGCCGTTCGGCACCAAGGTGCTGGTGAGCATCCCGGGGACAGATGACTCCGTCGTGGTGACGATCACGGATCGGCTATTCTCCAGCCGTCGCATCATCGACCTGTCTAAGGGCGCGGCCGAGAGGCTCGGCATTATCCGGGCCGGCACCGCCTTGGTCATGCTGACGCGCGAGAATTGA